The following are from one region of the Flavimobilis soli genome:
- a CDS encoding dihydrofolate reductase family protein — translation MPSVPTFDLLIDAGRAVAQAERIVPEPGEPRLGELLAHPAPREGRVHVRANMVASVDGGAWGADHRSGSINDAADFRVFEVLRALADVVLVGAGTIRAEGYGPVERPAHLSSLTAAAGRAPRIVTAVVSRTGVLPASLLEPDARSLLLTTVAGAEAHRGSELDRDGRLVVVDDGLGSVDLRAALDALAERGLTRVLTEGGPHLLANLLDDGLVDELMLTTSPRLVGPAPGRIVAGPRSLQDALDTRTTPAVLLHADGTLVTRWVLRGR, via the coding sequence ATGCCCTCCGTCCCGACGTTCGACCTCCTGATCGACGCCGGCCGCGCCGTCGCGCAGGCCGAGCGGATCGTTCCCGAGCCGGGCGAGCCGCGCCTGGGCGAGCTGCTCGCCCACCCAGCGCCGCGCGAGGGCCGCGTGCACGTCCGCGCGAACATGGTCGCCTCGGTTGACGGAGGCGCCTGGGGCGCCGACCACCGCTCCGGGTCCATCAACGACGCAGCCGACTTCCGGGTGTTCGAGGTGCTGCGTGCCCTCGCCGACGTCGTCCTCGTCGGTGCTGGCACGATACGCGCCGAGGGCTACGGACCTGTCGAGCGCCCGGCGCACCTCTCGTCGCTCACCGCCGCAGCGGGGAGGGCTCCGCGGATCGTCACCGCCGTCGTCTCCCGGACCGGGGTCCTGCCCGCCTCGCTCCTCGAGCCCGACGCCCGGTCGCTGCTGCTCACGACGGTCGCGGGCGCCGAGGCCCACCGTGGCTCGGAGCTCGACAGGGACGGTCGGCTCGTGGTCGTCGACGACGGCCTCGGCAGCGTCGACCTCCGCGCCGCGCTCGACGCGCTCGCCGAGCGCGGCCTGACGCGCGTCCTCACCGAGGGCGGCCCGCACCTCCTCGCGAACCTGCTCGACGACGGCCTCGTCGACGAGCTCATGCTCACGACCAGCCCGAGGCTCGTCGGGCCCGCGCCCGGCCGCATCGTCGCCGGTCCGCGCAGCCTCCAGGACGCGCTCGACACACGCACGACGCCGGCCGTCCTCCTGCACGCGGACGGCACGCTCGTCACCCGCTGGGTGTTGCGGGGCCGCTGA
- the zapE gene encoding cell division protein ZapE, with the protein MTFVPPPSLCDIRPAADRTRLLRDLVPPRHFAEASFASYRPDPAHPTQQRAVERLAEVADTLVNPARGLGALFRWRRGTVPAVYLDGGFGVGKTHLLASLAHAVGPERAAFGTFVEYTNLVGALGFAATVDALGGKDLVCIDEFELDDPGDTVLMSRLLRELTDRDVSIVATSNTLPGSLGEGRFAAEDFLREIQALAARFEVLRVDGEDYRHRAVVTSAQPLPDATLVESAEHRKGATLDFFDDLLAHLAQVHPSRYGAMLDDVTLVALRGVRTIESQAEALRFVVLVDRLYDRDVPVLLGGSGETALFPPAMLTGGYRKKYLRALSRLGALAEEGRALVGVAS; encoded by the coding sequence GTGACTTTCGTCCCACCACCGTCGCTCTGCGACATCCGGCCCGCCGCCGACCGCACCCGCCTCCTGCGCGACCTCGTCCCGCCCCGGCACTTCGCCGAGGCGTCGTTCGCGTCCTACCGGCCAGACCCGGCGCACCCGACCCAGCAGCGCGCCGTCGAACGCCTCGCCGAGGTCGCGGACACGCTCGTCAACCCCGCGCGCGGCCTCGGAGCGCTGTTCCGCTGGCGCCGCGGCACCGTGCCCGCGGTGTACCTCGACGGCGGCTTCGGCGTCGGCAAGACGCACCTGCTCGCGTCGCTCGCGCACGCCGTCGGGCCCGAGCGGGCGGCGTTCGGGACGTTCGTCGAGTACACGAACCTCGTCGGTGCCCTCGGCTTCGCGGCGACCGTCGACGCGCTCGGCGGCAAGGACCTCGTCTGCATCGACGAGTTCGAGCTCGACGACCCGGGCGACACGGTGCTCATGTCGCGGCTCCTGCGCGAGCTCACGGACCGCGACGTCTCGATCGTCGCGACGTCGAACACCCTGCCCGGCTCGCTCGGCGAGGGCCGCTTCGCGGCCGAGGACTTCCTCCGGGAGATCCAGGCGCTCGCCGCCCGCTTCGAGGTGCTGCGCGTCGACGGCGAGGACTACCGCCACCGCGCCGTCGTCACGTCGGCGCAGCCGCTGCCCGACGCCACCCTCGTCGAGAGCGCGGAGCACCGCAAGGGTGCGACCCTCGACTTCTTCGACGACCTGCTCGCCCACCTCGCCCAGGTGCACCCGAGCCGCTACGGCGCGATGCTCGACGACGTCACCCTCGTCGCGCTGCGCGGCGTGCGCACGATCGAGAGCCAGGCGGAGGCGCTGCGCTTCGTCGTCCTCGTCGACCGCCTGTACGACCGTGACGTCCCCGTCCTGCTCGGTGGGAGCGGCGAGACCGCGCTGTTCCCACCCGCGATGCTCACGGGTGGCTACCGCAAGAAGTACCTGCGCGCGCTCTCCCGCCTCGGTGCTCTCGCCGAGGAGGGCCGGGCGCTCGTCGGCGTCGCGTCCTGA
- a CDS encoding polyphosphate kinase 2 family protein has product MSKKPSLSHELTEQLRVREGFDLASFDRGARPGLKGGSSAAEDLLVEQGGILDELQEKLYAHGRSGGTRSVLLVLQGLDTAGKGGIVRHVVGLVDPQGVSIRSFGVPTEEERAHDFLWRIRRALPQPGRIGVFDRSHYEDVLVARVDELVPPDVWESRYDLINDFEAELVAAGTVVVKVALMVSYEEQGERLAERLERPDKHWKYNPGDIDTRLRWDDYQEAYQAVFDRTSTPHAPWHVIPADDKRYARLAVSQLLVEALESLDLDWPQADFDVAAEKERLEATRR; this is encoded by the coding sequence ATGTCGAAGAAGCCGTCCCTGTCCCACGAGCTCACCGAGCAGCTGCGCGTGCGCGAGGGCTTCGACCTCGCGTCGTTCGACCGTGGCGCTCGGCCCGGGCTGAAGGGCGGGTCGAGCGCGGCCGAGGACCTGCTCGTCGAGCAGGGCGGCATCCTCGACGAGCTGCAGGAGAAGCTGTACGCGCACGGCCGCTCCGGAGGCACGCGCAGCGTGCTGCTCGTGCTGCAGGGTCTCGACACGGCTGGCAAGGGAGGGATCGTGCGCCACGTCGTCGGCCTGGTCGACCCGCAGGGCGTGTCGATCCGCTCGTTCGGCGTGCCGACCGAGGAGGAGCGCGCGCACGACTTCCTGTGGCGGATCCGTCGCGCGCTCCCCCAGCCGGGACGCATCGGCGTATTCGACCGGTCGCACTACGAGGACGTGCTCGTCGCGCGCGTCGACGAGCTCGTGCCGCCAGACGTCTGGGAGAGCCGCTACGACCTCATCAACGATTTCGAGGCCGAGCTGGTCGCAGCAGGCACGGTCGTCGTCAAGGTGGCGCTCATGGTCTCCTACGAGGAGCAGGGCGAGCGCCTCGCGGAACGCCTCGAGCGTCCGGACAAGCACTGGAAGTACAACCCGGGCGACATCGACACGCGCCTGCGCTGGGACGACTACCAGGAGGCGTACCAGGCGGTCTTCGACCGCACGAGCACGCCGCACGCACCGTGGCACGTCATCCCGGCGGACGACAAGCGCTACGCCCGCCTCGCGGTCTCCCAGCTCCTCGTCGAGGCGCTCGAGAGCCTCGACCTCGACTGGCCGCAGGCCGACTTCGACGTCGCGGCGGAGAAGGAGCGACTCGAGGCGACGCGTCGCTGA
- the glgX gene encoding glycogen debranching protein GlgX translates to MLNWPGQPYPLGATFNGSGTNFALFSEVAERVELCLFDDDGNETRVEVTQTTAHVWHTYLPDVQPGQRYGYRVHGPYDPANGHRCNPSKLLLDPYAKAIDGEVSADPALYSYTSTEDGVLDDAEHLNTDDSAAATMKSVVVNPFFDWGHDRPPAHEYHELVIYEAHVRGLTMTHPAVPEHLRGTYAALGHPAIVGYLKDLGVTAIELMPVHQFVNDTHLQDRGLSNYWGYNTIGFLAPHGAYAAGGTRGQQVQEFKAMVKTLHEADIEVILDVVYNHTAEGNHMGPTLSFRGIDNRAYYRLVDEDLAHYFDTTGTGNSLLMRSPHVLQLIMDSLRYWVTEMHVDGFRFDLAATLARQFHEVDRLSAFFDIVQQDPVISQVKLIAEPWDLGSGGYQVGGFPPLWTEWNGRYRDTVRDFWRGEPATLPELASRLTGSSDLYEGGGRTPSASINFVTAHDGFTLRDLVVYEEKRNEANGEDNRDGESHNRSWNCGVEGPTDDPQVNTLRARQQRNMLATLLLSQGVPMIAHGDEIGRTQGGNNNGYCQDNPTTWMDWDLDDDNRELLAFTQHLIRLRHDHPVLRRSRFFTGAPTQEGGLPDVAWFDPSGEVMDSAAWDAEFARTLMVFLNGEAITEPDVYGERIVDDSFLVLFNGHHEDVDFTVPASTYGERWSMVACTDPEVPVDDADGILTAGEKISVTARSVLVLGRPPLEPVAPPVTEVR, encoded by the coding sequence ATGCTCAACTGGCCAGGTCAGCCCTATCCGCTCGGCGCCACCTTCAACGGCTCCGGGACCAACTTCGCTCTCTTCTCCGAGGTCGCCGAGCGCGTCGAGCTCTGCCTGTTCGACGACGACGGGAACGAGACACGCGTCGAGGTCACGCAGACGACGGCGCACGTCTGGCACACGTACCTTCCCGACGTCCAGCCCGGCCAGCGGTACGGCTACCGCGTCCACGGCCCGTACGACCCGGCCAACGGGCACCGCTGCAACCCCTCGAAGCTGCTGCTCGACCCGTACGCGAAGGCGATCGACGGCGAGGTCTCGGCCGACCCGGCGCTCTACTCGTACACGAGCACGGAGGACGGCGTCCTCGACGACGCGGAGCACCTCAACACCGACGACTCGGCCGCCGCGACGATGAAGTCCGTCGTCGTCAACCCGTTCTTCGACTGGGGGCACGACCGCCCTCCGGCGCACGAGTACCACGAGCTCGTCATCTACGAGGCGCACGTGCGCGGCCTGACGATGACGCACCCCGCCGTCCCCGAGCACCTGCGCGGGACCTACGCCGCCCTCGGCCACCCGGCGATCGTCGGGTACCTCAAGGACCTCGGCGTGACGGCGATCGAGCTCATGCCGGTGCACCAGTTCGTCAACGACACCCACCTGCAGGACCGCGGCCTGAGCAACTACTGGGGCTACAACACGATCGGCTTCCTCGCGCCGCACGGCGCGTACGCCGCGGGCGGCACCCGGGGCCAGCAGGTCCAGGAGTTCAAGGCGATGGTCAAGACGCTCCACGAGGCGGACATCGAGGTGATCCTCGACGTCGTCTACAACCACACGGCCGAGGGCAACCACATGGGTCCGACGCTGTCGTTCCGCGGCATCGACAACCGTGCCTACTACCGGCTCGTCGACGAGGACCTCGCGCACTACTTCGACACGACCGGCACCGGCAACTCGCTGCTCATGCGCTCGCCCCACGTCCTGCAGCTCATCATGGACTCGCTGCGCTACTGGGTCACCGAGATGCACGTCGACGGATTCCGCTTCGACCTCGCCGCGACGCTCGCTCGCCAGTTCCACGAGGTCGACCGTCTCTCGGCGTTCTTCGACATCGTGCAGCAGGACCCGGTCATCTCCCAGGTCAAGCTGATCGCCGAGCCCTGGGACCTCGGCAGCGGCGGATACCAGGTCGGCGGGTTCCCGCCGCTGTGGACCGAGTGGAACGGCCGCTACCGCGACACGGTCCGCGACTTCTGGCGCGGCGAGCCCGCGACCCTCCCGGAGCTCGCGAGCCGCCTGACCGGGTCGTCGGACCTGTACGAGGGCGGCGGCCGGACGCCGTCGGCGTCGATCAACTTCGTCACCGCGCACGACGGCTTCACGCTGCGCGACCTCGTCGTCTACGAGGAGAAGCGCAACGAGGCCAACGGCGAGGACAACCGTGACGGCGAGAGCCACAACCGCTCGTGGAACTGCGGCGTCGAAGGGCCGACCGACGACCCGCAGGTCAACACGCTGCGCGCCCGCCAGCAGCGCAACATGCTCGCGACCCTCCTGCTGTCCCAGGGCGTGCCGATGATCGCGCACGGCGACGAGATCGGTCGCACCCAGGGCGGCAACAACAACGGGTACTGCCAGGACAACCCGACGACGTGGATGGACTGGGACCTCGACGACGACAACCGTGAGCTGCTGGCCTTCACGCAGCACCTGATCCGTCTGCGGCACGACCACCCGGTGCTGCGCCGCAGCAGGTTCTTCACCGGCGCCCCGACACAGGAGGGTGGCCTGCCGGACGTCGCGTGGTTCGACCCGTCGGGCGAGGTCATGGACTCGGCTGCGTGGGACGCTGAGTTCGCACGCACGCTCATGGTCTTCCTCAACGGCGAGGCCATCACGGAGCCCGACGTGTACGGCGAGCGGATCGTCGACGACTCGTTCCTGGTGCTCTTCAACGGGCACCACGAGGACGTCGACTTCACCGTGCCCGCGTCCACCTACGGCGAGCGCTGGAGCATGGTCGCGTGCACCGACCCCGAGGTCCCCGTCGACGACGCGGACGGGATCCTCACGGCCGGGGAGAAGATCTCGGTGACGGCGCGCAGCGTGCTCGTCCTCGGTCGTCCCCCGCTCGAGCCGGTGGCCCCACCGGTGACCGAGGTCCGCTGA
- a CDS encoding helix-turn-helix transcriptional regulator produces the protein MTARRVNAYRALASASRVTLLDALQQRDGMTITELAEVSGLHTNTAREHLGRLIDAGFVTCEPEERHTRGRPRMLYRAVARKDTVSAETHEQRTKDALARAELTRMLLAGFGTGTPEDAGRARDLGAAAAQEHGSFLGAPALTPAAGTDASEARLAQQQLDVLEDHFDQIGFEVDVDPEGLELHLRHCPFYDLARQRPEVVCRVHEGLASGVLSRVCGPLTLERILPFVGPEHCIVRLNRQAGDARGDEASEPVGPPPLP, from the coding sequence ATGACAGCCCGTCGAGTCAACGCCTACCGCGCCCTCGCTTCCGCGAGCCGCGTGACGCTGCTCGACGCGCTCCAGCAGCGCGACGGGATGACGATCACCGAGCTCGCCGAGGTCTCCGGCCTCCACACCAACACCGCGCGCGAGCACCTCGGCCGCCTCATCGACGCGGGCTTCGTCACGTGCGAGCCCGAGGAGCGGCACACCCGCGGTCGCCCGCGCATGCTCTACCGCGCTGTCGCCAGGAAGGACACGGTCAGCGCCGAGACGCACGAGCAGCGCACGAAGGACGCTCTCGCCCGCGCCGAGCTGACCCGCATGCTTCTCGCGGGATTCGGGACGGGCACCCCCGAGGACGCGGGACGAGCCCGGGACCTGGGCGCGGCCGCGGCACAGGAGCACGGCTCGTTCCTGGGGGCGCCAGCACTCACCCCAGCCGCCGGGACCGACGCCTCGGAGGCACGCCTGGCTCAGCAGCAGCTCGACGTGCTCGAGGACCACTTCGACCAGATCGGCTTCGAGGTCGACGTCGACCCCGAGGGTCTCGAGCTCCACCTGCGGCACTGCCCGTTCTACGACCTCGCCCGGCAGCGCCCCGAGGTCGTCTGCCGCGTCCACGAAGGGCTCGCCTCGGGGGTGCTCTCGCGCGTCTGCGGCCCGCTCACGCTCGAGCGGATCCTGCCCTTCGTCGGCCCCGAGCACTGCATCGTGCGCCTCAACCGCCAGGCCGGCGATGCGCGCGGCGACGAGGCATCTGAGCCGGTCGGACCGCCGCCGCTCCCCTGA
- a CDS encoding chorismate-binding protein — MPGRASFAGTSASGVVDCVDLATEEGRARLDDEGLWFVVLDFEGRGHAWRFAEREGWRAERDDLATGGVARDVLSRAATTWRGPQADTWTSSASADRYRDGVVRIREHVREGDVYQVNLCRVLRAPLPAVDGHEPDAVALAATLAAGNPAPYGGYVHVPAGNGVEPVWVVTASPELFLRRNGATLTSAPIKGTAATADGLLPKDEAENIMITDLVRNDLQQVCRPGTVSVEALLAVEQHPGLVHLVSTVAGQLRDDVRWAQVLDATFPPASVSGAPKSSALRIIDALEDEPRGPYCGAVGWVDADRGTAELAVGIRTFWWRDGVLRFGTGAGITWGSDPDGEWAETELKARRLVALASS, encoded by the coding sequence ATGCCGGGACGCGCGTCGTTCGCCGGCACGAGCGCCTCCGGGGTCGTCGACTGCGTCGACCTCGCGACCGAGGAGGGGCGTGCTCGGCTCGACGACGAGGGGCTGTGGTTCGTCGTCCTCGACTTCGAGGGACGTGGGCACGCGTGGCGCTTCGCCGAGCGTGAGGGTTGGCGGGCCGAGCGCGACGACCTCGCGACCGGCGGAGTGGCCAGGGACGTCCTCTCGCGCGCCGCCACGACGTGGCGGGGGCCCCAGGCAGACACGTGGACGAGCTCGGCGAGCGCCGACCGCTACCGCGACGGCGTCGTGCGCATCCGCGAGCACGTCCGCGAGGGCGACGTCTACCAGGTGAACCTCTGTCGCGTGCTCCGCGCGCCGCTGCCAGCGGTCGACGGCCACGAGCCCGACGCCGTCGCGCTCGCCGCGACGCTCGCGGCGGGCAACCCCGCGCCTTACGGCGGCTACGTCCACGTCCCTGCAGGCAACGGTGTCGAGCCCGTGTGGGTCGTGACGGCGTCGCCCGAGCTCTTCCTGCGCCGCAACGGCGCGACCCTCACCTCGGCCCCGATCAAGGGCACGGCGGCGACCGCCGACGGCCTGCTCCCCAAGGACGAGGCCGAGAACATCATGATCACGGACCTTGTCCGCAACGACCTGCAGCAGGTCTGCCGTCCCGGCACGGTGAGCGTCGAGGCGCTCCTCGCCGTCGAGCAGCACCCCGGCCTGGTCCACCTCGTCTCGACGGTCGCGGGGCAGCTGCGCGACGACGTTCGCTGGGCCCAGGTGCTCGACGCGACGTTCCCGCCCGCGTCGGTCTCCGGCGCGCCGAAGTCCTCGGCGCTGCGCATCATCGACGCGCTCGAGGACGAGCCCCGCGGCCCGTACTGCGGGGCCGTCGGCTGGGTCGACGCCGACCGTGGCACGGCCGAGCTCGCCGTCGGCATCCGCACGTTCTGGTGGCGCGACGGCGTCCTCCGCTTCGGTACCGGTGCCGGCATCACGTGGGGGAGCGACCCCGACGGCGAGTGGGCGGAGACCGAGCTCAAGGCACGAAGGCTGGTCGCGCTCGCCTCCTCCTGA
- a CDS encoding aminotransferase class IV yields the protein MTIVWFEGRLRDAEEPLVGALDHGITVGDGVFETMLVRDGRAFALTRHLARLARSATGLGLLPPDEDKIRDGVAAVLAVAPPETGRLRITVTAGPGPLGSGRDGWDQTVLVAAGPATVARASRAARVSWVRNERSAVAGLKTTSYAENVVALAAATEYGADEALLANTRGELCEGTGSNIVVERDGELLTPPLESGCLAGITRELLLEWAAAEGLPVREATLPYEVLDDVVQGRAHAALTSSTRNVSPLTALDGQEVAAGELCLAAQALFARKQGEDLDP from the coding sequence ATGACGATCGTCTGGTTCGAAGGACGGCTGCGCGACGCCGAGGAGCCGCTCGTCGGAGCGCTCGACCACGGCATTACGGTCGGCGACGGGGTGTTCGAGACGATGCTCGTCCGCGACGGCCGCGCGTTCGCTCTCACCCGCCACCTCGCGCGGCTCGCTCGCAGCGCGACGGGCCTCGGCCTGCTCCCACCCGACGAGGACAAGATCCGCGACGGCGTCGCTGCCGTCCTCGCGGTCGCACCGCCTGAGACCGGGCGTCTGCGCATCACCGTGACCGCCGGGCCTGGACCGCTCGGCTCAGGCCGCGACGGCTGGGACCAGACCGTCCTCGTAGCCGCAGGCCCAGCGACGGTCGCCCGCGCGTCCCGTGCCGCCCGCGTGAGCTGGGTCCGCAACGAGCGCTCCGCCGTCGCGGGCCTCAAGACGACGTCGTACGCGGAGAACGTCGTCGCTCTCGCTGCCGCTACCGAGTACGGCGCCGACGAGGCGCTCCTCGCCAACACGCGCGGCGAGCTGTGCGAGGGGACCGGGTCGAACATCGTCGTCGAGCGTGACGGCGAGCTGCTCACCCCGCCGCTCGAGTCCGGCTGCCTCGCCGGCATCACGCGCGAGCTCTTGCTCGAGTGGGCCGCCGCCGAGGGGCTTCCCGTGCGTGAGGCGACGCTCCCGTACGAGGTGCTCGACGACGTCGTGCAGGGGCGCGCGCACGCCGCGCTCACTTCCTCGACACGCAACGTCTCGCCGCTTACCGCGCTCGACGGGCAAGAGGTCGCCGCAGGCGAGCTGTGCCTCGCGGCGCAAGCGCTGTTCGCACGGAAGCAGGGGGAGGACCTTGACCCGTGA
- a CDS encoding CoA-binding protein, with amino-acid sequence MTHTNDPEVIRRLLTDVGRWAVVGLSNNRERAAYGVAAYLQGIGQTIVPVHPQAPVVHGEQGYAALAAVPGQVDVVDVFVRSELVGAVVDDAIAIGARAVWMQLGVIDEDAAARAAAAGLDVVMDACPAIEGPRLGLAAR; translated from the coding sequence ATGACGCACACGAACGATCCTGAGGTCATCCGCCGCCTGCTCACCGACGTGGGGAGGTGGGCCGTCGTCGGCCTGTCCAACAACCGCGAGCGCGCCGCCTATGGCGTGGCGGCCTACCTCCAGGGCATCGGCCAGACGATCGTGCCGGTGCACCCGCAGGCCCCCGTCGTGCACGGCGAGCAGGGTTACGCGGCCCTCGCCGCAGTGCCGGGGCAGGTCGACGTCGTCGACGTCTTCGTACGGTCCGAGCTGGTGGGGGCGGTGGTCGACGACGCGATCGCGATCGGGGCGCGCGCCGTCTGGATGCAGCTCGGTGTCATCGACGAGGACGCCGCCGCACGCGCCGCGGCCGCCGGGCTCGATGTCGTCATGGATGCGTGCCCCGCGATCGAGGGACCGCGCCTGGGGCTCGCCGCTCGTTAG
- a CDS encoding GNAT family N-acetyltransferase gives MTRPTELDVPTLVWHDPSLSPAVSLHRLDLATIDALARGDLAAARVSSGLTLDPHLVADGSRGVWRVRSTQIAEHAAHAPWITRALVLGGDVVGKAGFHGPPEPGTGMVEVGYSVAPERRRQGLGRAALRLMRAVAEHAPDARVLRATVSPGNVASRNLVLSEGLVEVGEQWDDEDGLEIVYEARLG, from the coding sequence GTGACGCGCCCAACCGAGCTCGACGTGCCCACCCTCGTCTGGCACGACCCGTCCCTCTCCCCCGCCGTGTCGCTGCACCGGCTCGACCTCGCGACGATCGACGCGCTCGCACGCGGCGACCTCGCCGCCGCGCGCGTCTCGTCAGGGCTCACGCTCGACCCACACCTGGTCGCCGACGGCTCGCGCGGCGTCTGGCGGGTCCGCAGCACGCAGATCGCCGAGCACGCCGCGCACGCGCCGTGGATCACGCGCGCGCTCGTCCTGGGCGGCGACGTCGTCGGCAAGGCAGGGTTCCACGGGCCGCCCGAGCCCGGGACAGGGATGGTCGAGGTGGGTTACTCGGTCGCTCCCGAGCGGCGGCGGCAGGGTCTCGGCCGCGCCGCGCTCCGGCTCATGCGTGCCGTCGCGGAGCACGCCCCGGACGCGCGCGTCCTGCGTGCGACGGTCTCGCCCGGCAACGTGGCGTCGCGCAACCTGGTCCTCTCCGAGGGCCTCGTCGAGGTCGGCGAGCAGTGGGACGACGAGGACGGCCTCGAGATCGTCTACGAGGCCCGGCTGGGCTAA
- a CDS encoding nucleotide sugar dehydrogenase has product MDAKSQKIVIIGQGYVGLPVAMRAVEVGYDVVGLDLDAARVERLAGGSSYVGDISDETLRAALDSGRFLPTADYAAAEGFDVAVITVPTPLKETLPDLSFIEQSGKSLAPYVTPGSVVVLESTTYPGTTEEMLVPILEAGSGLRAGADFHVGYSPERIDPGNKKYGFVETPKVVSGIDAASLARVDAFYSSLIERTVPVSGTKEAELTKLLENTFRHVNIALVNELAVFAHQLDIDIWESIDAASSKPFGFMAFTPGPGVGGHCLPVDPSYLSWQVRRTLGQSFRFIELANDVNEHMPDHVVTRLATLLNDERKAVRGSKVLLLGLAYKRDTNDIRESPSLKIVELLTALGADILAVDDLIDDSRWPAGVKRVALTEKTLADVDAALVVTAHSDQPYHLLVENDVPTLDTQRVLRGPKVSLL; this is encoded by the coding sequence GTGGACGCCAAGAGCCAGAAGATCGTCATCATCGGGCAGGGCTATGTCGGCCTCCCGGTCGCCATGCGTGCGGTCGAGGTGGGCTACGACGTCGTCGGCCTGGATCTCGACGCGGCGCGCGTCGAGCGCCTCGCAGGAGGCAGCTCCTACGTCGGCGACATCTCCGACGAGACGCTCCGTGCGGCGCTCGACAGCGGTCGCTTCCTCCCCACGGCCGACTACGCCGCCGCCGAGGGCTTCGACGTCGCGGTCATCACGGTCCCGACGCCTCTCAAGGAGACTCTCCCGGACCTGAGCTTCATCGAGCAGTCCGGGAAGAGCCTCGCGCCCTACGTGACGCCCGGCTCCGTCGTCGTCCTCGAGTCGACGACTTACCCCGGCACGACGGAGGAGATGCTCGTCCCGATCCTCGAGGCCGGCAGCGGCCTGCGCGCAGGCGCCGACTTCCACGTCGGCTACTCCCCCGAGCGCATCGACCCGGGCAACAAGAAGTACGGCTTCGTCGAGACACCCAAGGTCGTCTCGGGCATCGACGCCGCGTCCCTGGCCCGTGTCGACGCGTTCTACTCGTCGCTCATCGAGCGGACCGTGCCGGTCTCGGGGACGAAGGAGGCGGAGCTGACGAAGCTGCTCGAGAACACGTTCCGCCACGTCAACATCGCGCTCGTCAACGAGCTCGCGGTCTTCGCGCACCAGCTCGACATCGACATCTGGGAGTCGATCGACGCCGCCTCGTCCAAGCCGTTCGGCTTCATGGCGTTCACGCCCGGCCCGGGCGTAGGCGGCCACTGCCTGCCCGTCGACCCGAGCTACCTGTCGTGGCAGGTCCGCCGCACGCTCGGTCAGAGCTTCCGTTTCATCGAGCTCGCGAACGACGTCAACGAGCACATGCCCGACCACGTCGTGACGCGTCTCGCGACCCTCCTCAACGACGAGCGGAAGGCGGTCCGTGGCTCGAAGGTGCTGCTGCTCGGCCTCGCGTACAAGCGGGACACGAACGACATCCGCGAGTCGCCCTCGCTCAAGATCGTCGAGCTCCTCACGGCCCTCGGTGCCGACATCCTCGCGGTCGACGACCTCATCGACGACTCGCGCTGGCCGGCAGGCGTCAAGCGGGTCGCGCTGACCGAGAAGACGCTCGCCGACGTCGACGCGGCGCTCGTCGTCACGGCCCACTCGGACCAGCCCTACCACCTGCTCGTCGAGAACGACGTCCCGACCCTGGACACCCAGCGCGTCCTGCGCGGGCCCAAGGTCTCCCTGCTCTGA
- a CDS encoding M17 family metallopeptidase encodes MAQEVARRSPLERALDAIERVGNKVPHPVVIFLGLIVLLVVLSHVFYVAGTSVTFEQAYVSEHVDPSAEQFVLGVEVVVSAYLACTDNMPSGSAMKLGDVLTTRSGRTIEVVNTDAEGRLVMSDVIALANEDSVDAIVDIATLTGACLAALGPAAAGVIGTSPDLVEQVRDASVRTDEKVWELPLERAYRPWLDSEIADIKNLGGESAGAIVAALFLAEQVGDTPWSHLDIAGPMRVDVDTAWRVKEATGFGARLLAEVAAHFRVPA; translated from the coding sequence ATGGCCCAGGAGGTCGCACGTCGCAGCCCGCTCGAGCGGGCCCTCGACGCGATCGAGCGCGTCGGTAACAAGGTCCCGCACCCGGTCGTGATCTTCCTCGGCCTGATCGTGCTGCTCGTCGTCCTGTCCCACGTCTTCTACGTCGCCGGGACGTCCGTGACGTTCGAGCAGGCGTACGTGAGCGAGCACGTCGACCCGAGCGCGGAGCAGTTCGTCCTGGGTGTCGAGGTTGTGGTGAGCGCCTACCTCGCGTGCACGGACAACATGCCCTCGGGGTCCGCGATGAAGCTCGGCGACGTCCTGACGACCCGGTCCGGTCGGACGATCGAGGTCGTCAACACCGACGCCGAGGGGCGGCTCGTCATGTCGGACGTGATCGCTCTCGCCAACGAGGACAGCGTCGACGCGATCGTCGACATCGCGACGCTCACGGGGGCGTGCCTCGCAGCGCTCGGACCGGCGGCCGCCGGTGTCATCGGGACGTCGCCCGACCTCGTCGAGCAGGTGCGCGACGCGTCGGTGCGCACCGACGAGAAGGTCTGGGAGCTTCCGCTCGAGCGCGCCTACCGGCCGTGGCTCGACTCCGAGATCGCCGACATCAAGAACCTGGGCGGAGAGTCGGCCGGTGCGATCGTCGCAGCCCTGTTCCTCGCCGAGCAGGTGGGCGACACGCCCTGGTCCCACCTCGACATCGCCGGTCCGATGCGTGTCGACGTGGACACCGCGTGGCGCGTGAAGGAGGCCACGGGCTTCGGGGCGCGGCTGCTCGCAG